The Neofelis nebulosa isolate mNeoNeb1 chromosome 16, mNeoNeb1.pri, whole genome shotgun sequence genome includes a window with the following:
- the TBC1D16 gene encoding TBC1 domain family member 16 isoform X3 — protein MRPQGPTPSIPPRGFAAPPVCAGRGRGFLEEAPRFHGGRTVPISVLSSSHIQSLPKGRVAQPHAGPGRRPVLQAHVSLEGSQTQSHSLASQGRAAGVGPNTQLDVHDEACTSGQLVIASRESQYKVFHFHHGGLDKLCDVFQQWKYCTETHLKDQQVADEKTCIQFSIRRPKLPSSETHPEEGVYKRLDVAAWLHHLNELGQVEEEYKLRKAIFFGGIDVSIRGEVWPFLLRYYSHESTSQEREALRAQKRKEYAEIQQKRLSMTPEEHRAFWRNVQFTVDKDVVRTDRSNQFFRGEDNPNVESMRRILLNYAVYNPAIGYSQGMSDLVAPILAEVLDESDTFWCFVGLMQNTIFVSSPRDEDMEKQLLYLRELLRLTHLRFYQHLVSLGEDGLQMLFCHRWLLLCFKREFPEAEALRIWEACWAHYQTDYFHLFICVAIVAIYGDDVIEQQLATDQMLLHFGNLAMHMNGELVLRKARSLLHQFRLLPRIPCSLHDLCKTCGTGMWDSGYIPAVECTGHHPGWESCPYGGTVETPSPRPPREGKKGHKMPRDGFGFRR, from the exons ATGCGCCCTCAgggccccaccccctccatcccccCAAGAGGCTTTGCAGCTCCGCCTGTGTGTGCAGGAAGGGGGCGTGGCTTTCTGGAGGAGGCGCCCCGTTTTCATGGTGGGCGGACCGTCCCTATTAGCGTCCTGTCTAGCAGCCACATCCAATCGCTCCCGAAAGGCAGGGTGGCCCAGCCCCACGCTGGCCCCGGCCGAAGACCTGTGCTCCAAGCACACGTGTCGCTGGAGGGGTCCCAGACCCAGAGCCACAGTCTGGCCTCTCAAGGAAGGGCAGCCGGGGTTGGGCCGAACACCCAGTTGGATGTGCA CGACGAGGCCTGCACCAGCGGCCAGCTGGTCATCGCCAGCCGGGAGAGCCAGTACAAAGTGTTCCACTTCCACCACGGCGGCCTGGACAAGCTGTGCGACGTGTTTCAGCAGTGGAAATACTGCACCGAGACGCACCTCAAGGACCAG CAGGTCGCCGACGAAAAGACGTGCATACAGTTCTCCATCCGCCGCCCCAAGCTGCCCTCCTCGGAGACGCACCCCGAGGAGGGCGTGTACAAGAGGCTGGACGTGGCGGCCTGGCTGCACCACCTGAACGAGCTGGGCCAGGTGGAGGAGGAGTACAAACTGCGCAAG GCCATTTTCTTCGGCGGCATTGATGTGTCAATCCGGGGGGAGGTCTGGCCTTTCCTGCTGCGGTATTACAGCCACGAGTCCACGTCGCAGGAGAGGGAGGCGCTGCGGGCGCAGAAGCGAAAGGAATACGCCGAGATCCAGCAGAAGAG gctctccATGACCCCTGAGGAGCACAGAGCGTTCTGGCGCAATGTGCAGTTCACCGTGGACAAGGATGTGGTCCGGACAGATCGGAGCAACCAGTTCTTCCGGGGGGAGGACAACCCGAACGTGGAGAGCATGAG GAGGATCCTGCTGAACTACGCGGTCTACAACCCCGCCATCGGCTACTCCCAGGGCATGTCAGACCTGGTGGCGCCCATCCTGGCCGAGGTCCTGGATGAATCAGACACCTTCTGGTGCTTTGTGGGTTTGATGCAGAACACGATCTTCGTCAGCTCTCCTCGGgacgaggatatggagaaacagcTG ctctaTCTGCGGGAGCTGCTGCGACTGACCCACCTGCGCTTCTACCAGCACCTGGTGTCGCTGGGCGAGGACGGCCTACAGATGCTCTTTTGCCACCGCTGGCTGCTGCTGTGCTTCAAGCGCGAGTTCCCCGAGGCCGAGGCCCTGCGGATCTGGGAGGCCTGCTGGGCCCACTACCAG ACGGATTACTTCCACCTTTTCATCTGCGTGGCCATCGTGGCCATTTACGGGGATGACGTCATTGAGCAGCAGCTGGCCACCGACCAGATGCTCCTGCACTTTGGAAACCTGGCCATGCACATGAACGGGGAGCTGGTTCTCAGGAAG GCCAGGAGTCTGCTACACCAGTTCCGCCTTCTGCCCCGCATCCCCTGCAGCCTGCACGACCTGTGTAAGACGTGCGGGACCGGCATGTGGGACAGCGGCTACATACCCGCCGTGGAGTGCACGGGCCACCACCCCGGCTGGGAGAGCTGCCCCTATGGGGGCACGGTGGAGACGCCTTCGCCCAGGCCCCCCAGAGAAGGCAAGAAGGGCCACAAGATGCCTCGGGACGGCTTCGGTTTCCGCAGATAG